From the Natrarchaeobaculum aegyptiacum genome, one window contains:
- a CDS encoding M50 family metallopeptidase has protein sequence MMWSFRIGSVFGIPIKLDVTFLLILPVFAYLIGMQIGMAAEILNLSMGAGIDVAAVTTPWWMPWALGLSAAIGLFVGVFLHELGHSVTAQRYGYPIDSITLWLLGGVAALSEMPENWKQEFAIAIAGPIVSVLVGVGSFLLFLVTPEAMDGARFVLAYLAILNVFLAGFNMLPAFPMDGGRILRALLARSQPYARATQQAATIGKGFAFLLGLFGLIGFNVILIAIAFFIYIAASSEAQQVTMKAAFQDVTVADIMTPAGDLHTVAPETSVAQLFQRMFTERHTGYPVIEADAWDDERLIGLVTLSDARDIDPVERDAYTVEEVMTTDLETISPDSDAMTAIERMQRNGIGRLLVVENGDLVGIISRSDLMTAFNVVQQSGGSVNLRGQAEPTRQF, from the coding sequence ATGATGTGGAGTTTCCGGATCGGGTCCGTCTTCGGGATCCCGATCAAGCTCGACGTGACCTTTCTATTGATTCTCCCGGTGTTCGCGTATCTGATCGGGATGCAAATCGGCATGGCTGCCGAGATACTGAACCTCTCGATGGGGGCTGGGATCGACGTCGCCGCCGTCACGACGCCGTGGTGGATGCCGTGGGCGCTCGGGCTCAGTGCCGCGATCGGCCTGTTCGTCGGCGTCTTTCTCCACGAACTCGGCCACTCGGTGACCGCCCAGCGGTACGGCTATCCGATCGACTCGATCACGCTCTGGCTGCTCGGCGGCGTCGCCGCGCTCTCTGAGATGCCCGAGAACTGGAAACAGGAGTTCGCCATCGCCATCGCGGGGCCGATCGTCTCGGTGCTGGTCGGCGTCGGTTCGTTCCTCCTCTTTCTCGTCACTCCCGAGGCGATGGATGGTGCCCGATTCGTCCTCGCGTACCTCGCGATCCTGAACGTCTTCCTCGCCGGGTTCAACATGCTGCCTGCGTTCCCGATGGACGGCGGGCGGATCCTCCGCGCGCTACTCGCCCGCAGTCAACCGTACGCGCGAGCGACCCAGCAGGCTGCGACCATCGGCAAGGGATTCGCTTTCCTGCTCGGCCTGTTCGGACTGATCGGATTCAACGTCATCCTCATCGCCATCGCCTTTTTCATCTACATCGCCGCCTCGAGTGAGGCCCAGCAGGTGACGATGAAGGCGGCGTTTCAGGACGTCACCGTCGCGGACATCATGACGCCCGCGGGCGACTTGCACACGGTCGCCCCCGAGACCTCGGTCGCCCAGCTCTTCCAGCGGATGTTCACCGAGCGCCACACCGGCTACCCCGTCATCGAGGCCGACGCCTGGGATGACGAACGGCTGATTGGGCTGGTGACCCTCTCGGATGCGCGTGACATCGATCCGGTCGAACGCGACGCCTACACGGTCGAGGAGGTGATGACGACCGACCTCGAGACGATCAGCCCAGATTCGGATGCGATGACGGCGATCGAGCGGATGCAGCGAAACGGAATCGGTCGGTTGCTGGTCGTCGAGAACGGTGACCTCGTCGGGATCATCTCGCGATCGGACCTGATGACGGCGTTCAACGTCGTCCAGCAGAGCGGTGGATCGGTCAACCTCCGTGGGCAGGCCGAGCCGACCCGGCAGTTCTGA
- a CDS encoding MarR family transcriptional regulator codes for MMDHHPSDRIADLPTTVTSPRGKLVYLYLEASGGATVADLNDTLAMNKLAVLSVLESLTSQGLVEKTGTEYVVTA; via the coding sequence ATGATGGATCACCACCCGTCCGACCGAATCGCCGACCTGCCCACGACGGTCACCTCACCGCGTGGGAAACTCGTCTACCTCTACCTCGAGGCCAGCGGCGGCGCGACCGTCGCCGACCTCAACGACACCCTCGCGATGAACAAGCTGGCCGTCCTCAGCGTCCTCGAGTCGCTGACCAGTCAGGGACTGGTCGAGAAGACGGGCACCGAGTACGTCGTCACCGCGTGA
- a CDS encoding 50S ribosomal protein L16, producing the protein MSDKPASMYREISKPAYTRREYITGIPGSKIAQHKMGDVAAEPEDYPVQISLVTEEEVQIRHGSLESSRLSANRHMLKNAGEGNYKMILRKFPHHVIRENKQATGAGADRVSDGMRQSFGKIVGTAARIDRGDRIFTIWCDVDDADFAKDALRRAYNKITPPCRVVVERGEEELIA; encoded by the coding sequence ATGTCCGACAAACCTGCCTCCATGTACCGGGAGATCAGTAAGCCGGCCTATACGCGCCGCGAGTACATCACTGGCATCCCGGGCTCGAAGATCGCACAGCACAAGATGGGCGACGTCGCCGCCGAACCCGAGGACTACCCCGTCCAGATCAGCCTCGTCACCGAAGAGGAGGTCCAGATCCGCCACGGCAGCCTCGAGTCCTCGCGGCTGTCGGCCAACCGTCACATGCTCAAAAACGCCGGTGAGGGCAACTACAAGATGATCCTCCGGAAGTTCCCCCACCACGTCATCCGCGAGAACAAGCAGGCGACGGGTGCGGGTGCAGACCGTGTTTCCGACGGGATGCGTCAGTCGTTCGGGAAGATCGTCGGTACCGCCGCCCGCATCGACCGCGGCGACCGCATCTTCACCATCTGGTGTGACGTCGACGACGCCGACTTCGCCAAGGACGCGCTCCGCCGTGCCTACAACAAGATCACGCCGCCGTGCCGTGTCGTGGTCGAGCGTGGCGAAGAAGAACTGATCGCGTAA
- a CDS encoding ATP-grasp domain-containing protein — translation MIELAVANDQETFQRMREPLADRGIRASHVPSSERVVPLGSDVPWDAGEYDVGFVYPGRVMEGGVADALLSVPWLNDREAILTSRNKAGVLARLERAGLPVPESVFVSNPVSEAELTAVFERFEPPVVVKPNSTTRGTGVAKAHDLDSFLGICDYLSLVHDYRATGDRSFLVQEYLPEATDYRLMVLEGEYVGAVERRLPDDAVAEGQWKHNVHRGAQATGVSVPEEWRALAERVATELEISFLGIDLLAVEAETGADERVVVNETNARPTIDKATKYEPGFYDRLADAIRSVAESQ, via the coding sequence ATGATCGAGTTGGCGGTCGCGAACGATCAGGAGACGTTCCAGCGGATGCGCGAGCCGCTGGCCGACCGGGGAATCCGGGCGAGTCACGTGCCCTCGAGCGAGCGCGTCGTGCCCCTCGGGTCGGACGTCCCGTGGGACGCCGGGGAGTACGACGTGGGCTTCGTCTATCCCGGACGCGTGATGGAGGGTGGGGTGGCCGACGCGCTGCTCTCCGTGCCGTGGCTCAACGACCGGGAGGCGATCCTCACCTCGCGGAACAAAGCGGGCGTGCTGGCGCGACTCGAGCGGGCGGGCCTGCCGGTGCCCGAGTCCGTGTTCGTCTCGAATCCCGTCTCCGAGGCCGAGTTGACCGCGGTCTTCGAGCGGTTCGAACCCCCGGTGGTAGTCAAACCGAACTCGACGACCCGCGGGACCGGCGTTGCGAAGGCCCACGACCTCGATTCCTTTCTCGGGATCTGTGATTATCTCTCGCTGGTACACGACTACCGGGCGACTGGCGACCGCTCCTTCCTCGTTCAGGAGTACCTGCCGGAGGCGACCGACTACCGGCTGATGGTGCTCGAGGGCGAGTACGTCGGCGCGGTCGAACGCCGTCTGCCCGACGACGCCGTCGCGGAGGGCCAGTGGAAGCACAACGTCCACCGCGGCGCGCAAGCGACCGGCGTCTCCGTCCCCGAGGAGTGGCGAGCACTGGCAGAACGGGTTGCCACAGAACTCGAGATTTCGTTTCTCGGGATCGATCTGCTCGCGGTCGAGGCCGAAACCGGGGCCGACGAGCGGGTCGTCGTCAACGAGACGAACGCCCGGCCGACGATCGACAAGGCGACGAAGTACGAACCGGGGTTTTACGATCGGCTGGCTGATGCGATCCGATCGGTCGCGGAGTCGCAGTGA
- a CDS encoding Hsp20/alpha crystallin family protein — translation MRRDDRDEPFDDLFREIERMMNEMMNGPGQNPGFDSPGGTENGFGTDTHVDIHETDDEIRVIADLPGVEKDQIDLECDGEVLTISAGTEHRQYDERVSLPTRVNEHTASATYNNGVLEVVFDPAEQSSDISLE, via the coding sequence ATGCGAAGAGACGACCGCGACGAGCCCTTCGACGACCTGTTTCGCGAGATCGAGCGCATGATGAACGAGATGATGAACGGTCCCGGCCAGAACCCCGGCTTCGACTCCCCCGGTGGGACGGAAAACGGCTTCGGCACGGACACCCACGTCGACATCCACGAGACCGACGACGAGATCCGCGTCATCGCCGACCTCCCCGGCGTCGAGAAAGACCAGATCGACCTCGAGTGTGACGGCGAGGTGCTGACCATCTCCGCCGGCACCGAACACCGCCAGTACGACGAACGCGTCTCCCTCCCGACGCGCGTTAACGAACACACGGCCTCGGCGACCTACAACAACGGCGTCCTCGAGGTCGTCTTCGACCCCGCCGAACAGTCCTCGGACATCAGCCTCGAGTAA
- a CDS encoding thioredoxin family protein, translating to MTVTLKDFYADWCGPCKTQDPILEELEDDWDGRFEVEKVNVDEQQDLANEYQVRSLPTLVIENDDGIVERFVGVTQREDIEDALESAGA from the coding sequence ATGACAGTCACGCTCAAGGACTTCTACGCCGACTGGTGTGGCCCCTGCAAGACCCAGGACCCGATCCTGGAGGAACTCGAGGACGACTGGGACGGCCGCTTCGAGGTCGAGAAAGTCAACGTCGACGAACAGCAGGACCTCGCCAACGAGTACCAGGTACGCTCGCTGCCGACGCTCGTGATCGAAAACGACGACGGCATCGTCGAGCGCTTCGTCGGCGTCACGCAACGCGAAGACATCGAAGACGCACTCGAGTCCGCCGGCGCCTGA
- a CDS encoding universal stress protein: MYDAILVPTDGSDPATRATEQAAAIADRFDATLHVLYCVDIDDRTPLDISSSQSVESMREYGRELTAEVAAAAPEGLEVVTVVEDGDPREVILEYADEQDVDVVVMGTHGRTGIDRLLLGSVTEHVTRNAECSVLVTRADDAA, from the coding sequence ATGTACGACGCGATACTGGTGCCAACCGACGGGAGCGACCCCGCCACACGAGCGACCGAACAGGCCGCCGCCATCGCCGACCGGTTCGACGCGACGCTGCACGTCCTGTACTGCGTCGACATCGACGACCGGACGCCACTCGACATCTCGAGCAGCCAGTCCGTCGAGTCGATGCGCGAGTACGGCCGCGAACTGACTGCGGAGGTCGCCGCCGCGGCACCCGAGGGCCTCGAGGTCGTCACCGTAGTCGAAGACGGCGATCCCCGCGAGGTCATCCTCGAGTACGCCGACGAACAGGACGTCGACGTCGTCGTAATGGGGACCCACGGCCGAACGGGGATCGATCGACTCCTGCTCGGCAGCGTCACCGAACACGTGACGCGCAACGCCGAGTGTTCGGTACTGGTGACCCGGGCGGACGACGCCGCGTAG
- a CDS encoding preprotein translocase subunit Sec61beta produces the protein MDRGQNTGGLMSSAGLVRYFDAEDSNAILINPKTVIATGVMLGVLIQLLTFVA, from the coding sequence ATGGACCGAGGACAGAATACCGGAGGGCTGATGTCCAGTGCCGGACTCGTCCGGTACTTCGATGCAGAGGACTCCAACGCAATTCTCATCAATCCGAAGACGGTCATCGCGACCGGCGTCATGCTGGGTGTACTCATCCAGTTGTTGACGTTCGTCGCCTGA
- the pdxT gene encoding pyridoxal 5'-phosphate synthase glutaminase subunit PdxT, with the protein MTLTAGVVAVQGDVAEHAAAIERAARERGLAVDVLEIRESGLVPDCDLLALPGGESTTISRLIHGEGIAPEIRTHVEAGKPLLATCAGLIVASSDADDDRVDELGLVDVSVERNAFGRQRDSFEAPLVIEGLEEPYPAVFIRAPAIDEVGDAEVLATWEDRPVAVRDGPVVATAFHPELTADSRIHGVAFFENEAASVPVSRTAGDR; encoded by the coding sequence ATGACACTCACAGCGGGCGTCGTCGCGGTCCAGGGTGACGTCGCCGAACACGCCGCGGCCATCGAGCGCGCGGCGCGCGAGCGCGGACTGGCCGTCGACGTCCTCGAGATTCGTGAGTCGGGGCTGGTCCCAGACTGTGACCTGCTCGCGCTGCCGGGTGGGGAGTCGACCACCATCTCACGGCTGATCCACGGCGAGGGGATCGCCCCCGAGATTCGGACCCACGTCGAGGCCGGCAAACCGCTGCTCGCGACCTGTGCCGGGCTGATCGTCGCCTCGAGCGACGCGGACGACGACCGGGTCGACGAACTCGGACTGGTCGACGTCTCCGTCGAGCGGAACGCGTTCGGGCGACAGCGCGACAGTTTCGAAGCGCCGCTCGTAATCGAGGGGCTCGAAGAGCCGTACCCGGCGGTGTTCATCCGCGCACCGGCGATCGACGAGGTGGGCGACGCCGAGGTACTGGCGACGTGGGAGGATCGACCGGTGGCGGTCCGTGACGGACCCGTCGTCGCGACTGCGTTCCACCCCGAACTGACGGCGGACAGCCGGATCCACGGCGTCGCGTTCTTCGAGAACGAGGCGGCGTCGGTACCGGTGAGCCGGACCGCTGGCGATCGGTGA
- a CDS encoding bifunctional nuclease family protein, translating to MQAAIDAVRVAGTPQGPVPVVVLSVDGEDDVVPIFIGFTEATSIARGLEAEDIGRPLTHDLLLDVMEELGSRIDHVVVSEIERREGGPGGTYIADIHVQTPRGETVIDARPSDSLALAARTNASIEVTEAVFEDSRDDSEKFEQLEDIRNVSGDL from the coding sequence ATGCAGGCAGCTATCGACGCGGTACGCGTCGCAGGGACGCCACAGGGGCCGGTTCCCGTGGTCGTCCTCTCGGTCGACGGCGAAGACGACGTCGTGCCGATCTTCATCGGCTTCACCGAGGCGACCAGCATCGCACGGGGGCTCGAGGCAGAGGACATCGGCCGGCCGCTGACCCACGACCTCCTGCTCGACGTGATGGAGGAACTGGGCAGTCGGATCGACCACGTCGTGGTCAGCGAGATCGAGCGCCGCGAGGGGGGCCCGGGCGGCACCTACATCGCCGACATCCACGTCCAGACTCCCCGCGGTGAGACCGTGATCGACGCCCGCCCGAGCGATTCGCTTGCGCTTGCGGCCCGGACGAACGCCTCGATCGAGGTCACCGAAGCTGTCTTCGAGGACAGCCGAGACGATAGCGAGAAGTTCGAGCAGTTAGAAGACATCCGCAACGTCTCCGGTGACCTGTAG
- the hisE gene encoding phosphoribosyl-ATP diphosphatase — translation MDDTLSDLFAVIEDRKETLPEGSYTASLFTHEKGENAVLEKLGEETTELVLAAKDDDHEEVAYEAADIVYHLLVLLSMKDMSLEDLEAELEARR, via the coding sequence ATGGACGACACGCTCTCTGACCTGTTCGCTGTGATCGAAGACCGCAAGGAAACGCTCCCCGAGGGCTCCTACACCGCCTCGCTCTTTACCCACGAGAAAGGCGAGAACGCCGTCCTGGAGAAACTCGGCGAGGAAACGACCGAACTCGTGCTGGCTGCCAAAGACGACGACCACGAAGAGGTCGCCTACGAGGCCGCAGACATCGTCTACCACCTGCTCGTCTTGCTCTCGATGAAGGACATGTCTCTCGAAGACCTCGAGGCCGAACTCGAGGCCCGGCGGTAA
- a CDS encoding DUF4129 domain-containing protein — MDDDQPLAQSTAGVDYRQVSFLLLAATALVVAALLAPGLVADPGDDQSPGDSGDEAIGEAGDAPEDDSDSFDWTDLLEWLGLLDEEETGPPDAPACTVYVHGDPTPGDEQTVTIEYQGEPLADAQVWFEDRAVGTTDDRGQVTGEVPYVEELTVRVETDDEVECLAVESGPTITLEESGTAAETAHSGLVASTNPPSGATTTGVVAQAGQQNATVEYAVDGDVELAVEGVPDPGTNLTLEATIDGVPMAAADVTVDGEKTGETDDEGRETVRVPDDGTERLEVGVSRGDFTGETTLEVRLLEARLTPEGFAPIPGSDGAVVAERAGEPVPTADVAIDGEDVGETDAAGTTPVTIPLDPTAPVTVRTGDQTAQTTLLEAYGLTALLAILVVGGVAGGTYRTHGARGPVATVAVTAGLLAVLVVEAFYGPLAGLVALSALVAGGLAVAVSRSDRTPAVDPSAQAERGRSLGARLLAWTLAAASRLEALFERFGQTSRAIAVRLVSLVRSVRTVPRSAVAWLASLPGRLVAVASPPVSARTLLAAAGSLALVSVAGYAVGGARGGLMALLAGTAAVVAGIVFHNRSRSSGGLGRDDSSASDGRDESDVVAGENRRASSDDPRPVAIVWRAFARQVAPAQWRTRAPTEIERRAIDSGYPPGPVGDLTSLFRAVEYGSKRETGADRERAEEAFEAIVDGREVERSDDSDGVGDDGGDGSDGAGNDGRDGGVGDTDHLEHATTDRPSGDGSTRADDERTRRSDGSTRGDRR; from the coding sequence ATGGACGACGACCAGCCGCTCGCGCAGTCCACAGCCGGCGTCGACTACCGACAGGTATCCTTTCTCCTGCTGGCGGCGACCGCGCTCGTCGTCGCGGCGCTGCTCGCACCCGGTCTCGTCGCCGACCCGGGAGACGACCAGTCGCCCGGTGACAGCGGCGACGAGGCCATCGGCGAGGCTGGCGACGCGCCCGAGGACGACTCCGACTCGTTCGACTGGACGGACCTCCTCGAGTGGCTCGGACTCCTCGACGAGGAGGAAACCGGACCGCCCGATGCGCCGGCGTGTACGGTGTACGTCCACGGCGACCCGACGCCGGGCGACGAGCAGACGGTGACGATCGAGTATCAGGGAGAACCGCTCGCCGACGCACAGGTCTGGTTCGAAGACCGTGCGGTCGGCACGACCGACGACCGTGGACAGGTCACCGGCGAGGTCCCCTACGTCGAGGAACTGACGGTCCGGGTCGAGACCGACGACGAGGTCGAGTGTCTGGCCGTCGAATCGGGACCGACGATCACGCTCGAGGAATCGGGTACTGCGGCGGAGACAGCCCACAGCGGGCTGGTGGCGTCGACGAATCCACCGTCAGGCGCGACGACGACCGGGGTCGTCGCGCAGGCCGGCCAGCAGAACGCGACCGTCGAGTACGCAGTCGACGGCGACGTCGAACTGGCTGTCGAGGGCGTCCCCGATCCCGGCACGAACCTCACGCTCGAGGCGACGATCGACGGCGTGCCGATGGCGGCGGCCGACGTCACTGTCGACGGCGAGAAGACCGGCGAGACAGACGACGAGGGCAGAGAGACGGTTCGAGTCCCCGACGACGGCACCGAACGACTCGAGGTCGGCGTCTCCCGTGGGGACTTCACGGGGGAAACGACGCTCGAGGTGCGCCTGCTCGAGGCCCGACTGACCCCCGAGGGATTCGCCCCCATTCCGGGAAGCGACGGTGCCGTCGTCGCCGAGCGAGCGGGAGAACCGGTTCCGACGGCCGACGTGGCGATCGACGGCGAGGACGTCGGGGAGACCGACGCAGCGGGCACGACGCCGGTCACGATCCCACTCGACCCGACAGCGCCGGTGACGGTCAGGACGGGCGACCAGACCGCCCAGACGACGCTACTCGAGGCGTACGGGCTCACGGCACTCCTCGCCATCCTCGTGGTCGGGGGCGTCGCAGGCGGGACGTATCGGACCCACGGCGCACGCGGGCCGGTCGCGACCGTCGCGGTCACCGCCGGGCTCCTCGCGGTGCTCGTCGTGGAGGCGTTTTACGGCCCGCTGGCCGGACTCGTCGCGCTTTCGGCCCTCGTCGCGGGAGGTCTCGCGGTCGCCGTCTCCCGGTCCGATCGCACGCCCGCAGTCGATCCATCCGCACAGGCCGAGCGCGGTCGCAGCCTCGGAGCGCGGCTCCTCGCCTGGACGCTCGCGGCTGCCTCACGGCTCGAGGCGCTGTTCGAGCGGTTCGGACAGACGAGTCGTGCGATTGCAGTCCGCCTCGTTTCGCTGGTCCGATCTGTACGGACGGTTCCACGGAGCGCGGTCGCGTGGCTGGCGTCGCTTCCGGGCCGTCTGGTCGCTGTGGCCTCCCCCCCAGTCAGCGCGAGGACACTGCTGGCTGCCGCCGGTTCGCTCGCGCTCGTCTCGGTAGCCGGGTACGCGGTTGGCGGGGCTCGAGGCGGCCTGATGGCACTGCTCGCGGGGACGGCCGCAGTGGTCGCCGGCATCGTCTTCCACAACCGATCGAGGAGTTCCGGGGGTCTTGGCCGAGACGACTCGAGCGCGAGCGACGGCCGCGACGAAAGTGACGTCGTAGCCGGGGAGAACCGACGCGCCTCGAGCGACGACCCCCGACCGGTCGCGATCGTCTGGCGGGCGTTCGCCCGGCAGGTCGCACCGGCACAGTGGCGCACCCGCGCCCCTACGGAGATCGAACGACGGGCCATCGACAGCGGCTACCCGCCGGGTCCGGTCGGCGACCTGACGTCCCTGTTTCGGGCTGTCGAGTACGGCTCGAAACGGGAGACCGGGGCAGATCGCGAGCGTGCCGAGGAAGCATTCGAGGCGATCGTGGATGGTCGAGAAGTGGAGCGGTCCGACGACAGTGACGGCGTCGGTGACGACGGCGGCGACGGCAGCGACGGTGCCGGCAACGATGGCAGAGACGGCGGTGTCGGTGATACAGACCACCTCGAGCACGCCACGACGGATCGACCGTCCGGCGATGGATCGACTCGAGCGGACGACGAACGGACACGGAGGAGCGACGGATCGACTCGAGGTGACCGCAGATGA
- a CDS encoding DUF58 domain-containing protein produces MRWWRTTLVTIVGVGFVAVGVLVALTGPGQAEPPRSPGVVLAAIVFGLCALVLGLWKVWGRLEPPAVEDDVGDAVPAIPWSDDDPFTTPAPERTDREPPLSSRDLASLIETGGRTARREGDVDAGVAVVRPVLRDTLIDALECDGRSRVKIDRLLASGEWTDDPVAASVLEVDLAEPDRPFRERLREWLFPERAVRERGRRATDAVATAATDALPSIPGQTAPRTVPSLPPRLESLTRGVDGRVYRSTDAGPATGDSTSNRSADESGPREDAGPEGSTTIVSSATDSGGATGTLERVETTSPPRFRGAVAAALVLVVAALLEGVAILLLAALVPLAYVAYGTVAAGSPPVTGKRDDEDEQGLAVTRTIAPTTVPPGRPVTVTLEVTNRTSGPLADVRVIDGVPEKLAVHDGSPRGGGALEPGETLRLEYVLGSRRGAYDFDRVRVRVRSAGAGAVTTAFVYPGGDRTLHCRLDADAPPLASVGTDRVGQVTTDRAGEGISFHSTRAYRPEDPSHRIDWRHYAKRGTLATVSYEREVAASVVVVVDARERNRVVAAPGHPTAVELSAYAATRTLTDLCRRGHDVGLAVLGVDGDGPAGLSWLEPGNGPAHRSRALELLRSAAAETGGDGDGSSDDGDGVSSGDERTGHGDSAPERGRGRDREENAVDRLFEDSRTRTELIEGSDGGGEGEEGEEFEESAGERRPNRQVRRLLELTAPETQLAVVSPMLDDWPVGALERLRAGGRSVRLVSPDVIPENTVSGQYTQVRRRTRLARSQAAGVRTVDWRRGTPLSLVVAYAFRVAAQQSGAAGRDVPTQTGGTQ; encoded by the coding sequence ATGAGGTGGTGGCGGACCACCCTCGTCACCATCGTCGGCGTCGGGTTCGTCGCCGTCGGGGTTCTCGTCGCACTCACCGGCCCGGGACAGGCTGAGCCACCACGGTCGCCGGGCGTGGTTCTCGCGGCGATCGTCTTCGGGCTCTGTGCACTCGTCCTCGGGCTGTGGAAAGTCTGGGGGCGACTCGAGCCGCCAGCCGTCGAGGACGACGTCGGCGACGCGGTTCCCGCCATTCCGTGGAGCGACGACGACCCGTTCACCACGCCTGCACCGGAGCGAACGGATCGGGAGCCGCCGCTCTCGAGCCGGGACCTCGCGAGCCTGATCGAGACCGGCGGCCGAACCGCCCGCCGCGAGGGGGACGTCGACGCCGGGGTCGCCGTCGTTCGGCCAGTCCTGCGAGATACCCTGATCGACGCCCTCGAGTGCGACGGTCGGTCGCGGGTGAAGATCGACCGACTGCTCGCCTCGGGCGAGTGGACCGACGACCCCGTCGCGGCGAGCGTGCTCGAGGTTGACCTGGCCGAGCCCGACCGGCCGTTTCGCGAGCGGCTGCGTGAGTGGCTGTTCCCCGAGCGAGCCGTGCGCGAGCGGGGCAGGCGGGCGACCGATGCGGTGGCGACGGCAGCCACGGACGCGCTCCCGTCGATCCCCGGCCAGACCGCACCGCGGACCGTCCCCTCCCTCCCGCCGCGACTCGAGTCGCTCACGCGCGGCGTCGACGGGCGGGTGTACCGGTCGACCGACGCGGGACCGGCCACCGGCGATTCGACCTCGAACCGCTCGGCCGACGAGTCGGGACCGAGAGAGGACGCTGGCCCCGAGGGATCGACGACGATCGTGAGCTCGGCGACGGATTCCGGGGGGGCAACGGGAACCCTCGAGCGCGTCGAGACGACCAGCCCGCCTCGGTTCAGGGGTGCCGTCGCGGCCGCGCTGGTGCTGGTCGTGGCGGCGCTGCTCGAGGGAGTCGCCATTCTGTTGCTCGCCGCGCTCGTCCCACTCGCGTACGTCGCCTACGGGACGGTGGCCGCCGGATCGCCGCCGGTCACCGGGAAGCGAGACGACGAAGACGAGCAGGGACTCGCCGTCACTCGAACGATCGCACCCACGACGGTCCCGCCCGGACGACCGGTGACCGTCACGCTCGAGGTGACAAATCGCACGTCCGGCCCGCTCGCGGACGTCAGGGTGATCGACGGCGTCCCCGAAAAGCTGGCCGTCCACGACGGCTCACCCCGCGGCGGCGGGGCGCTCGAGCCCGGCGAGACCCTCCGTCTCGAGTACGTCCTCGGCTCCCGTCGCGGGGCGTACGACTTCGACCGGGTTCGAGTGCGGGTGCGGTCGGCCGGTGCGGGCGCGGTGACGACGGCCTTCGTCTACCCCGGCGGCGATCGGACGCTGCACTGCCGGCTCGACGCCGACGCCCCGCCACTCGCGTCCGTCGGGACTGACCGGGTGGGGCAGGTGACGACAGACCGGGCCGGCGAGGGGATCTCGTTCCACTCGACGCGCGCCTACCGGCCCGAAGACCCCAGCCACCGGATCGACTGGCGCCACTACGCCAAACGCGGCACGCTCGCGACGGTCTCCTACGAGCGAGAGGTGGCCGCGAGCGTCGTCGTCGTGGTCGACGCGCGGGAGCGAAACCGCGTCGTCGCCGCCCCCGGCCACCCCACGGCCGTCGAACTGTCGGCCTACGCCGCAACCCGAACACTCACCGACCTCTGTCGGCGCGGCCACGACGTGGGTCTCGCCGTCCTCGGCGTCGACGGCGACGGCCCCGCGGGGCTTTCGTGGCTCGAGCCCGGGAACGGCCCGGCCCACCGGTCGCGCGCGCTCGAGCTACTTCGATCGGCGGCTGCCGAGACCGGTGGCGATGGTGATGGCAGTAGTGACGATGGCGACGGTGTCAGCAGTGGCGACGAGCGCACCGGCCACGGCGACAGCGCTCCCGAACGCGGACGTGGACGCGACCGCGAGGAGAACGCCGTCGATCGGCTCTTCGAGGACTCGCGCACGCGAACGGAGCTGATCGAGGGAAGCGATGGAGGCGGCGAAGGCGAGGAGGGAGAGGAATTCGAGGAATCCGCTGGTGAACGCCGTCCGAACCGGCAGGTACGACGGCTCCTCGAGTTGACGGCCCCCGAGACGCAACTGGCGGTCGTCTCGCCGATGCTCGACGACTGGCCGGTCGGCGCGCTCGAGCGCCTGCGCGCTGGCGGACGGTCAGTCCGGCTCGTCTCACCCGATGTGATCCCCGAGAATACCGTCAGCGGCCAGTACACGCAGGTCAGACGCAGGACGCGACTCGCCCGGAGTCAGGCCGCCGGCGTTCGCACGGTCGACTGGCGGCGGGGCACCCCGCTGTCGCTCGTCGTCGCGTACGCGTTTCGCGTGGCTGCCCAGCAGTCGGGAGCAGCCGGGCGTGACGTCCCCACCCAAACTGGAGGTACCCAGTAG